One window of Pseudomonas urmiensis genomic DNA carries:
- a CDS encoding MetQ/NlpA family ABC transporter substrate-binding protein has translation MKKSLLTAALAAALSLTGLAHAAEKLVVAATPVPHAEILELIKPTLAKEGVDLQIKVFTDYVQPNVQVDQKRLDANYFQTLPYLQNFNEGKGTHLETVIGVHVEPFGGYSKKVKSLSELKEGATVAIPNEGSNSGRALLLLQKAGLITLKDPKNALATPKDIAENPKKLKFRELESAMLPRVLDQVDLDMINTNYALEAGLNPAKDALVIEGADSPYVNFLVARPDNKDSDAIQKLAKALTSPEVKEFIAKKYSGAVLPAF, from the coding sequence ATGAAGAAATCCCTGCTGACTGCGGCCCTGGCTGCTGCCCTGTCGCTGACTGGCCTGGCCCACGCGGCTGAAAAACTGGTGGTTGCCGCAACGCCGGTACCCCACGCCGAGATCCTCGAGCTGATCAAGCCGACCCTGGCCAAAGAAGGCGTCGACCTGCAGATCAAGGTCTTCACCGACTACGTTCAGCCGAACGTGCAGGTCGACCAGAAGCGTCTGGACGCCAACTACTTCCAGACCCTGCCTTACCTGCAGAACTTCAACGAAGGCAAGGGCACCCACCTGGAAACCGTGATCGGCGTGCACGTCGAACCCTTCGGCGGCTACTCGAAGAAGGTCAAGAGCCTGAGCGAGCTCAAGGAAGGCGCCACCGTTGCCATCCCTAACGAAGGGAGCAACAGCGGCCGTGCCCTGCTGCTGCTGCAGAAGGCTGGCCTGATCACTTTGAAGGATCCGAAGAACGCCCTGGCGACCCCGAAAGACATCGCCGAGAACCCGAAGAAGCTGAAGTTCCGCGAGCTGGAATCGGCCATGCTGCCGCGTGTGCTGGACCAGGTCGACCTGGATATGATCAACACCAACTACGCCCTGGAAGCTGGCCTGAACCCAGCCAAGGACGCCCTGGTGATCGAAGGTGCCGACTCGCCTTACGTGAACTTCCTGGTGGCGCGTCCTGACAACAAGGACAGCGACGCCATCCAGAAGCTGGCCAAGGCCCTGACCAGCCCAGAGGTGAAGGAATTCATCGCCAAGAAGTACAGCGGTGCGGTGCTGCCGGCGTTCTGA
- a CDS encoding amino acid ABC transporter permease: protein MTFDTAFMLSTLPAFFQAVGVTLQVGLIAIATSLLVAVINATILVFRTPYLWRLVKGYVELARNTPLLIQLFFIYFALPTLGVKVSGFAAAIITMTFMGGAYLTEVLRAGVEAVPRAQLESGRSIGLSEGQLLRHVILPQAGILSLPALFANFIFLLKETTVVSAVAVPEILYTTKNYIALYYKTYEMLAVLTLLCVLLFLPLSLLLRYVERRLQHGQFGS from the coding sequence ATGACCTTCGACACCGCGTTCATGCTCAGCACCTTGCCGGCGTTTTTCCAAGCCGTTGGCGTGACCTTGCAAGTCGGCCTGATCGCTATCGCCACCTCGTTGCTGGTGGCCGTGATCAACGCCACCATCCTGGTGTTTCGCACCCCCTACCTGTGGCGCCTGGTGAAGGGTTACGTGGAACTGGCGCGTAACACGCCGCTGTTGATCCAGCTGTTCTTCATCTACTTCGCCTTGCCCACCCTTGGGGTGAAGGTGTCCGGCTTTGCCGCGGCAATCATCACCATGACGTTCATGGGCGGTGCCTACCTGACCGAAGTCCTGCGGGCGGGTGTCGAGGCGGTGCCGCGCGCACAGCTGGAGTCGGGGCGCTCGATTGGTTTGTCCGAGGGCCAGCTGCTGCGCCATGTGATCCTGCCCCAGGCCGGCATCCTCAGCTTGCCGGCGCTGTTCGCCAACTTCATCTTCCTGCTCAAGGAGACCACCGTGGTCTCGGCGGTAGCGGTGCCGGAGATTCTCTACACCACCAAGAACTACATCGCCCTGTACTACAAGACTTACGAAATGCTGGCCGTGCTGACCCTGCTCTGCGTGTTGCTGTTCCTGCCGCTGTCGCTGCTGCTGCGCTATGTCGAAAGGAGGCTGCAACATGGCCAGTTCGGCTCCTGA
- a CDS encoding amino acid ABC transporter permease, translated as MASSAPELLLISLPQLAAGAGQTLAISALGIVFATLGGVLYGVLATVGNRLLNLLLQVYLELFRAIPVLVWLYLVFFGLPIFFSISIPSFWCAVLVLGLWGASEVGEVVRGALQSLPRGQREAGLSIGLASWQLYGYVLLPQALKRMTPPTINIYTRIIKTSSLAVLIGVVEVIKAGQQIIERTYESVLIYGALFLFFFFVCYPLSAASRALERRWAHA; from the coding sequence ATGGCCAGTTCGGCTCCTGAGCTGCTGCTGATCTCGCTGCCGCAACTGGCGGCAGGGGCAGGGCAAACCTTGGCTATTTCGGCGCTGGGAATTGTCTTCGCGACCCTGGGTGGGGTGCTTTATGGCGTGCTCGCTACAGTTGGCAACCGGCTGCTGAACTTGCTGTTGCAGGTGTACCTGGAGCTGTTCCGGGCGATCCCGGTGCTGGTCTGGTTGTACCTGGTGTTTTTCGGCCTGCCGATCTTCTTTTCCATCAGCATCCCCAGCTTCTGGTGCGCGGTGCTGGTGCTGGGCCTGTGGGGCGCCAGCGAAGTGGGGGAGGTAGTGCGCGGTGCGTTGCAGTCGCTGCCGCGTGGCCAGCGTGAGGCGGGGCTGTCGATTGGCCTGGCCAGTTGGCAGCTGTATGGCTACGTGCTGCTGCCGCAGGCGCTCAAGCGCATGACCCCGCCGACCATCAACATCTACACGCGGATCATCAAGACCAGCTCGCTGGCGGTGCTGATCGGCGTGGTCGAGGTGATCAAGGCCGGCCAGCAGATCATCGAACGCACCTACGAATCGGTGCTGATCTATGGCGCGCTGTTCCTGTTCTTCTTCTTTGTCTGCTATCCGCTGTCCGCCGCCTCGCGCGCGCTGGAACGTCGCTGGGCCCACGCATGA
- a CDS encoding amino acid ABC transporter ATP-binding protein — MNALIEFQGFNKYFAEQQVLKDVDLQVHAGEVVVILGPSGCGKSTLLRCLNGLEQAHSGHLRLEGQELLEPGTDWRQVRQRVGMVFQSYHLFGHMSVIDNLLLGPLKVQKRQRGEAQAQAEALLARVGLLDKRDAFPRQLSGGQQQRIAIVRSLCMNPQVMLFDEVTAALDPEMVKEVLQVIQGLARDGMTLLIVTHEMAFARAVADRIVFMEAGRILEQSDPESFFTQPRTARAQQFLEKFSFVESLPKTLEKELS; from the coding sequence ATGAACGCACTGATCGAATTCCAAGGCTTCAACAAATACTTTGCCGAGCAGCAGGTACTCAAAGATGTCGACCTGCAGGTTCACGCCGGCGAAGTGGTGGTAATCCTCGGCCCCAGCGGCTGCGGCAAGAGCACCTTGCTGCGTTGCCTCAATGGCCTGGAACAGGCCCACAGCGGCCACTTGCGCCTGGAAGGCCAAGAACTGCTTGAACCGGGCACCGACTGGCGCCAGGTGCGCCAACGGGTCGGCATGGTGTTCCAGAGCTATCACCTGTTCGGCCACATGAGCGTGATCGACAACCTGCTGCTCGGCCCGCTCAAGGTGCAGAAGCGCCAGCGCGGTGAAGCCCAGGCCCAGGCTGAAGCACTGCTGGCGCGGGTTGGCTTGCTGGACAAGCGCGACGCCTTCCCGCGTCAGCTGTCCGGCGGTCAGCAGCAGCGCATCGCGATCGTGCGTTCGCTGTGCATGAATCCGCAGGTGATGCTGTTCGATGAAGTCACCGCCGCGCTCGATCCGGAAATGGTCAAGGAAGTGCTGCAAGTTATCCAAGGGTTGGCCCGCGACGGCATGACCCTGCTCATCGTTACCCATGAAATGGCCTTCGCCCGCGCGGTGGCCGACCGCATCGTGTTCATGGAGGCCGGCAGGATCCTTGAACAAAGCGACCCCGAGAGCTTCTTCACCCAACCGCGAACCGCACGCGCGCAGCAGTTCCTGGAGAAATTCTCCTTCGTCGAAAGCCTGCCGAAGACATTAGAAAAGGAACTGTCATGA
- a CDS encoding transporter substrate-binding domain-containing protein, with protein MKTANLTKLLAPLFSLALLAGCNKAEEPAKPGAATPAPATSYLEVIKARDKLIVGVFTDKPPFGFVDESGRYVGFDTDIGRRLALDLLGDENKVEFVAVEPASRIPFLQSDKVDLILANMTVTPERKEAVDFTNPNLRVAVQAIVADGSAVKKLDDLADKTIIVTTGTTADIWLTKNHPDWKLLKFEKNSESLQALANGRGDAYAQDNLILFSWAKQNPGYRVLPELLGEEAPIAPAVKKGNTELRDWVNAELAKLGEEKFLLKLYDQYVRKELSDDTKPESVIVEGGKWQG; from the coding sequence ATGAAAACTGCCAACCTCACCAAACTGCTGGCGCCGTTGTTCAGCCTGGCCCTGCTGGCCGGCTGCAACAAGGCTGAAGAGCCGGCCAAACCCGGCGCGGCAACCCCGGCGCCGGCCACCAGCTACCTGGAAGTGATCAAGGCCCGCGACAAGCTGATCGTCGGTGTGTTCACCGACAAACCGCCGTTCGGTTTCGTCGATGAAAGCGGGCGTTATGTGGGCTTTGATACCGATATCGGCCGGCGTCTGGCCCTTGATCTGCTGGGCGACGAGAACAAGGTGGAATTCGTCGCGGTCGAGCCGGCCAGTCGTATTCCGTTTTTGCAGAGCGACAAGGTCGACCTGATCCTGGCCAACATGACCGTGACTCCGGAGCGCAAGGAAGCGGTGGATTTCACCAACCCCAACCTGCGCGTTGCGGTGCAGGCCATCGTGGCTGACGGCAGCGCGGTGAAGAAGCTCGATGACCTGGCCGACAAGACCATCATCGTCACCACGGGGACTACCGCTGACATCTGGCTGACCAAGAACCATCCGGACTGGAAACTGCTCAAGTTCGAGAAAAACAGCGAATCGCTGCAAGCCCTGGCCAACGGCCGTGGCGATGCTTACGCCCAGGACAACCTGATTCTGTTCAGCTGGGCCAAGCAGAATCCGGGCTATCGCGTGCTGCCGGAGCTGCTGGGTGAGGAAGCGCCGATTGCGCCGGCGGTGAAGAAGGGCAACACCGAGCTGCGCGATTGGGTCAATGCCGAGCTGGCCAAGTTGGGTGAGGAGAAATTCCTGCTCAAGCTGTATGACCAGTATGTGCGTAAAGAGCTTTCTGATGACACCAAGCCTGAGAGCGTGATTGTCGAAGGCGGTAAGTGGCAGGGGTGA
- a CDS encoding penicillin acylase family protein, whose translation MKRSLTVLAIVVAVAAGAGYWYVQGKQPQRTGEVVISGLQAPVSVRYDARGVPHLQAQNETDLYRALGYVHAQDRLFQMEIMRRLARGELAEVLGSKLLPTDTLFRSLRIREQAERMVQRQDRQGPAWKGLQAYLDGVNQWQASHPKPMEFDILGIPARPFTAEDTLSIAGYLAYSFAAAFRTEPALTYIRDQLGPEYLKIFDLEWQPDGALATPLASADWRSLEQLARLSHDALGEVGIPQFEGSNAWAISGSRTRSGRTLLAGDPHIGFAVPAVWYEAELSAPGFSLYGYFQALNPFALLGHNRDFGWSLTMFQNDDVDLIAEKVNPANAEQVMIDGQWQTLLQTQQQIAVKGEAPVDITLRRSPHGPIVNTVLGENAGPAPIAMWWAFLETENPVLEGFYQLNRADTLGKMRLAAVKIQSPGLNLVWANAGGDIGWWAAAQLPIRPDGVNPAFILDGSSAQAQKLGFYPFSVNPQQENPASGYIVSANYQPPAAVPVPGYYNLADRGRQLDRHLVNPEVKWDVENSQALQLDTANDYGPRTLAPLLATLRSVAEGDQEKELVEQLAAWRGDYPVDSITATLFNQFLYELAYAALHDELGDSWFPVLISTRAIDAALPRLAADAESPWWNQRGANQRTDRDAIVRQAWGKSLTHLRETFGKDPASWQWGKAHTLTHGHPLGVKKPLNLLFNVGPFAAPGTHEVPNNLSAKIGPAPWPVTYGPSTRRVVDFADAGQALSINPVGQSGVPFDRHYRDQAEDYIEGRYQKAQMGVIPARSTLRLIPAE comes from the coding sequence ATGAAACGCAGCCTGACCGTGTTGGCTATCGTCGTCGCCGTGGCCGCTGGCGCCGGTTACTGGTACGTGCAGGGCAAGCAGCCGCAGCGTACCGGCGAGGTGGTTATCAGCGGCCTGCAAGCGCCGGTCAGCGTGCGCTATGACGCCCGCGGCGTCCCGCATCTGCAGGCGCAGAATGAAACCGACCTGTACCGCGCACTGGGCTACGTGCATGCCCAGGACCGATTGTTCCAGATGGAGATCATGCGCCGCCTGGCGCGGGGTGAACTGGCCGAAGTGCTGGGCAGCAAATTGCTGCCCACCGACACCCTGTTTCGCAGCCTGCGCATTCGCGAGCAGGCTGAACGCATGGTCCAGCGCCAGGACCGTCAAGGCCCGGCCTGGAAGGGCCTGCAAGCCTATCTGGATGGGGTCAACCAATGGCAGGCCAGCCATCCCAAACCCATGGAGTTCGACATCCTTGGTATCCCTGCACGCCCCTTCACCGCCGAAGACACCCTGAGCATCGCCGGCTACCTGGCCTACAGCTTTGCCGCAGCGTTTCGCACCGAGCCTGCCCTGACCTACATTCGCGATCAACTGGGCCCTGAGTACCTGAAGATCTTCGACCTCGAATGGCAGCCCGATGGCGCCCTTGCAACGCCCCTGGCCAGTGCCGATTGGCGCAGCCTGGAACAGTTGGCGCGGCTCAGTCACGACGCGCTGGGCGAGGTAGGCATCCCGCAGTTCGAGGGCAGTAATGCCTGGGCCATATCCGGCAGCCGCACGCGCAGCGGTAGGACGCTGCTGGCGGGCGACCCCCACATCGGTTTCGCCGTGCCAGCGGTGTGGTATGAAGCCGAGCTTTCTGCCCCAGGCTTCAGCTTGTATGGCTATTTCCAGGCGCTCAACCCCTTCGCGCTGCTGGGCCACAATCGCGACTTTGGCTGGAGCCTGACCATGTTCCAGAACGACGACGTCGACCTGATCGCCGAGAAGGTCAACCCAGCCAATGCCGAGCAAGTCATGATCGACGGCCAGTGGCAAACGCTGCTGCAGACCCAGCAGCAGATCGCGGTGAAAGGTGAGGCACCGGTGGATATCACCTTGCGCCGCTCGCCCCACGGCCCGATCGTCAATACCGTGCTGGGCGAAAACGCCGGACCTGCGCCAATCGCCATGTGGTGGGCCTTCCTGGAAACGGAAAACCCGGTGCTTGAAGGCTTCTACCAGCTCAACCGCGCCGATACCCTGGGCAAGATGCGTTTGGCGGCGGTGAAGATCCAGTCACCAGGGCTCAATCTGGTATGGGCCAACGCCGGCGGCGATATCGGTTGGTGGGCGGCAGCGCAACTGCCGATCCGTCCCGATGGGGTCAACCCGGCGTTCATTCTCGACGGCAGCAGCGCACAGGCACAAAAGCTTGGTTTCTATCCCTTCAGCGTCAACCCGCAACAGGAAAACCCAGCCAGCGGCTACATCGTCTCGGCCAACTACCAGCCACCTGCCGCCGTGCCGGTGCCCGGCTACTACAACCTGGCGGATCGCGGCCGCCAACTCGACCGTCACCTGGTCAACCCTGAGGTGAAGTGGGACGTGGAGAATAGCCAGGCACTGCAACTCGATACCGCCAACGATTATGGCCCGCGCACCCTAGCGCCGCTGCTGGCCACCCTGCGCAGCGTTGCCGAGGGCGATCAGGAGAAGGAGCTGGTTGAACAATTGGCAGCCTGGCGCGGCGACTACCCCGTTGACTCGATCACTGCCACGCTGTTCAACCAGTTCCTTTACGAACTGGCGTATGCAGCGTTGCATGACGAGCTGGGCGACAGTTGGTTCCCGGTGCTGATCAGCACCCGCGCCATCGACGCCGCCTTACCGCGCCTGGCCGCCGATGCCGAATCGCCCTGGTGGAATCAGCGCGGCGCCAACCAGCGTACCGACCGCGATGCCATCGTTCGTCAGGCCTGGGGCAAAAGCCTGACGCACTTGCGTGAGACCTTCGGCAAGGACCCGGCCAGCTGGCAGTGGGGCAAGGCCCACACCCTGACGCACGGCCATCCGCTGGGGGTGAAAAAACCGCTGAATCTGTTGTTCAACGTCGGGCCGTTTGCCGCACCGGGCACCCATGAGGTGCCGAACAATTTGTCGGCGAAGATCGGCCCGGCGCCTTGGCCGGTGACTTATGGACCTTCGACACGGCGGGTGGTGGATTTTGCCGATGCGGGGCAGGCGCTGAGCATCAACCCGGTTGGGCAGAGTGGGGTGCCGTTTGATCGGCATTATCGCGATCAGGCCGAGGACTATATCGAGGGGCGTTATCAGAAGGCGCAGATGGGGGTGATTCCGGCGCGCAGTACCCTGAGATTGATACCGGCTGAATGA
- a CDS encoding sugar O-acetyltransferase encodes MSLSEKQKMLSGQLYHASCPELQAEQIANKHWMQRYNNSAELLNDGRHALLVEHFAHAGAGVVIRPPFFCDYGYNISVGANTFMNFNCVILDVLPVRIGNDCQIAPSVQIYTADHPMDPEVRRTGLESGRPVTIGNNVWIGGGAIILPGVTIGDNAVVGAGSVVTRDVPAGATVVGNPARVRG; translated from the coding sequence ATGTCCCTAAGCGAAAAACAGAAAATGCTCAGCGGTCAGCTCTATCACGCCAGCTGCCCTGAGCTACAGGCCGAGCAGATCGCCAACAAACACTGGATGCAGCGCTACAACAACAGCGCCGAGCTGCTCAACGACGGCAGGCATGCTTTGTTGGTCGAGCACTTTGCGCATGCCGGCGCAGGGGTGGTTATCCGCCCGCCGTTCTTTTGCGACTACGGCTACAACATCAGTGTGGGTGCCAACACCTTCATGAACTTCAACTGCGTGATCCTCGACGTCCTGCCGGTGCGCATCGGCAACGACTGCCAAATTGCCCCCAGCGTGCAGATCTACACCGCCGATCACCCTATGGACCCTGAAGTGCGCCGCACTGGGCTGGAAAGCGGACGGCCGGTGACCATCGGCAATAATGTCTGGATTGGCGGCGGGGCGATCATCCTGCCGGGCGTGACCATTGGCGACAATGCCGTGGTCGGAGCTGGCAGCGTGGTGACCCGTGATGTACCGGCGGGGGCGACGGTCGTAGGTAACCCGGCGCGGGTGCGCGGGTGA
- a CDS encoding S-type pyocin domain-containing protein yields MASQRFSNLSPANANQDRSRANQSERQQSRINRQLEQSEQKLNQLLVTQQQYQLARSSVEDLLSTLDRPSQLARELEQQTSELIKARTRLRELSFETVLRAQLLQSEPASIDLALRLQRRPLPNDRRQELTELRARITSILDNHLRTWPNENEVADALQTIAARVINTAFDQQSSLATQSRVTFNAWTASTSHALVLATSRGGIAHFESVWGRLGESLQSLAPRLLEQALDTNDRQASLMRYSARLGDGGRMGVSVPLSYMTPGTNLAQQANQLIDQTLALQLHMTVAAVAEQTEVALVATGSTRDVRVRQALWDADLGAYRFNTEGPGLASIRWHPTTPPSSLPTIDPETGNAIAPPPIDEEVQTHFPGSISVPREPEIRSVLPTSEAQVDDYVITFPADSGLAPIYLILRNQL; encoded by the coding sequence ATGGCTAGCCAACGCTTCAGCAATCTGTCCCCCGCTAATGCAAACCAGGATCGCTCTCGGGCAAATCAAAGCGAACGACAGCAGTCTCGGATCAACCGGCAGCTTGAACAGAGCGAACAAAAGCTCAATCAACTGCTTGTCACTCAGCAGCAATACCAACTGGCCCGCTCAAGCGTGGAAGATCTGCTCAGTACCCTCGACCGCCCATCTCAGCTTGCTCGCGAACTCGAGCAGCAAACCTCCGAGCTGATCAAGGCCCGCACCAGGTTGCGTGAGCTTTCGTTCGAAACGGTATTGCGCGCGCAGTTGCTGCAGAGCGAACCCGCCAGTATCGATTTAGCCCTGCGCCTGCAAAGACGCCCATTGCCGAACGACCGCAGGCAAGAACTCACTGAGCTCAGAGCTCGTATCACCAGCATCCTCGACAATCATCTGCGCACCTGGCCGAACGAGAACGAAGTGGCCGACGCCCTGCAAACAATTGCTGCTCGCGTGATCAATACGGCATTCGACCAGCAGTCATCGCTCGCAACGCAAAGCAGGGTCACCTTCAATGCCTGGACTGCCAGCACCTCCCATGCCTTGGTGCTGGCTACCTCACGTGGCGGCATCGCCCACTTCGAGTCGGTATGGGGGCGCCTCGGTGAGTCGCTGCAAAGCCTTGCCCCGCGCCTTCTAGAGCAAGCGCTAGATACCAATGACAGGCAGGCAAGCTTGATGCGCTACTCGGCGCGGTTGGGCGATGGTGGGCGCATGGGCGTCAGCGTACCGCTGTCCTACATGACCCCAGGCACAAACCTTGCCCAACAAGCTAACCAACTGATCGACCAAACCCTGGCTCTGCAGCTGCACATGACGGTTGCAGCAGTTGCCGAACAGACTGAGGTGGCACTGGTAGCTACCGGCAGCACGCGCGATGTGCGTGTACGTCAGGCACTGTGGGACGCTGACCTGGGCGCCTATCGCTTCAACACCGAAGGACCAGGCTTGGCCAGCATTCGGTGGCACCCGACGACACCGCCGTCCAGCCTGCCCACCATCGATCCCGAGACCGGCAACGCCATCGCACCGCCACCAATCGACGAGGAGGTGCAAACCCACTTCCCAGGTAGCATAAGCGTGCCTCGCGAGCCGGAGATTCGCAGCGTGCTGCCAACGAGCGAGGCGCAGGTCGATGACTACGTCATCACCTTCCCTGCCGACTCGGGGCTGGCGCCGATCTATCTGATCCTGCGCAATCAGCTGTAA
- a CDS encoding DUF6436 domain-containing protein: MPTRSIKMLLGTLMAVLCAAVVWWAYDSFQSRYLRPFDNQTTLFDGSSLRLPAELAGPGPIRVVHFWDPACPCNVGNQQHLSELIEHFTPLGVNFHLVQRPASQGQLPADLARLQLIANLPGSEQLPASPAVAIWDRQGRLAYFGPYSEGAVCNSSNSFIDPILKALLEGRQVQASNTLAIGCYCPWQIARTQ, from the coding sequence ATGCCGACACGATCCATCAAGATGCTGCTGGGCACGCTCATGGCAGTACTCTGCGCCGCCGTTGTCTGGTGGGCCTACGACAGCTTCCAATCCCGCTACCTACGTCCCTTCGACAATCAAACCACCCTGTTCGACGGCAGCTCGCTGCGCCTGCCCGCCGAGCTCGCCGGACCTGGGCCGATTCGCGTGGTGCACTTCTGGGATCCGGCCTGCCCGTGCAACGTCGGCAACCAGCAGCACCTGAGCGAACTGATCGAGCATTTCACACCGCTGGGGGTCAATTTTCATCTCGTGCAAAGGCCAGCCAGCCAGGGTCAGCTGCCCGCCGACCTTGCTCGTCTGCAGTTGATTGCCAACCTCCCCGGCAGCGAGCAACTACCCGCCAGCCCTGCCGTAGCCATCTGGGACCGTCAAGGGCGGCTGGCCTATTTCGGCCCTTACAGCGAAGGGGCGGTGTGCAATTCCAGTAACAGCTTCATCGATCCGATCCTCAAGGCGCTGCTGGAAGGCCGCCAAGTACAGGCCTCCAACACCTTGGCCATAGGGTGTTATTGCCCCTGGCAAATAGCCCGGACGCAATAA
- a CDS encoding alpha/beta hydrolase gives MPASLHPDLLRASLAPLTERHPLSAQALEYQRFYGLDLPAQSWLGGFKAGGFELVGQVWLPLQPVATLLLLHGYYDHMGLYRHVIEWALGQGYAVISCDLPGHGLSSGERASITDFALYQQTLDALFEQARGLDLPRPWHLCGQSTGGAIAVDHLLYSGERSPVDGQVILLAPLVRPQSWRWSKLSYRVLRHFVNGIERRFSENSNDPAFLPFLQADPLQPRRLPTAWVGALMAWVKRIEAAPRSARRPLIVQGEADGTVDWPYNLKVLKAKFAEPQILMLPEARHHLANELPAIRQRYFDFIDQRLG, from the coding sequence ATGCCCGCTTCACTGCATCCCGACCTGCTGCGTGCCAGTCTGGCCCCCTTGACCGAGCGCCATCCGTTATCGGCGCAGGCTTTGGAGTATCAGCGCTTCTATGGCCTGGACCTGCCGGCGCAGAGCTGGTTGGGGGGCTTCAAGGCCGGTGGCTTCGAACTGGTCGGGCAGGTCTGGCTGCCGCTGCAACCGGTGGCCACGCTGCTGTTGCTGCACGGCTACTACGACCATATGGGGCTGTATCGCCACGTGATCGAATGGGCACTGGGCCAGGGCTACGCGGTGATCAGTTGCGACCTGCCAGGGCACGGGCTATCGAGCGGCGAGCGGGCCAGCATCACTGATTTTGCCCTCTACCAGCAGACCTTGGACGCCTTGTTCGAGCAAGCGCGTGGCCTTGATCTGCCGCGCCCTTGGCACCTGTGCGGGCAGAGTACCGGCGGCGCGATTGCGGTCGATCATTTGCTCTACAGCGGCGAGCGCAGCCCGGTGGACGGCCAGGTCATCCTGCTGGCGCCGCTGGTACGGCCACAGTCCTGGCGCTGGTCGAAGCTCAGTTATCGGGTGCTGCGCCACTTCGTCAACGGCATCGAGCGGCGTTTCAGCGAGAACAGCAACGACCCGGCATTCCTGCCATTTCTGCAAGCCGACCCGCTGCAGCCGCGCCGTCTGCCGACGGCCTGGGTCGGGGCGCTGATGGCTTGGGTCAAACGCATCGAGGCCGCACCGCGCAGTGCGCGGCGGCCGTTGATCGTGCAAGGGGAGGCCGATGGTACGGTCGACTGGCCCTACAACCTCAAGGTGCTCAAGGCCAAGTTCGCTGAGCCGCAAATCCTGATGCTGCCTGAGGCGCGGCATCATCTGGCCAACGAGCTGCCGGCCATTCGTCAGCGCTATTTCGATTTCATCGATCAGCGCCTTGGCTGA
- a CDS encoding DUF2059 domain-containing protein, with protein MRRLFSLLLLMICTMPVWADTLDQLYKAAGWPDQRAHFTDAVSAAQQRYRNSLPPAVYQALVSNSNQRFQAQAMDQRAQAQLRSNLSNPAPALAFFQSPLGRKVVAAELLATRKDQLAKNAKGLPKIQASDTRQLIIGHLAQALPAREAGAEVSLAIAGVAADSLSSMIPGLFGAGQAQGLLDGQRQRLMNQIGEDLNNTLLYVYRDLSDAELEQFSTFAESAEGQAYYKAALAAVRAGLAVGQSANDLK; from the coding sequence ATGCGCCGTTTGTTTTCCCTGCTCTTGCTGATGATCTGCACCATGCCTGTCTGGGCAGACACTCTCGATCAGCTGTACAAGGCCGCCGGCTGGCCCGACCAGCGCGCCCATTTCACCGATGCCGTGAGCGCCGCCCAACAGCGCTACCGCAATAGTCTGCCGCCTGCGGTTTACCAGGCGTTGGTGAGCAACAGCAACCAACGCTTCCAAGCCCAGGCCATGGACCAACGGGCCCAGGCCCAGCTGCGCAGCAACCTGAGCAATCCGGCGCCCGCCCTGGCCTTCTTCCAGTCGCCGCTGGGGCGCAAGGTGGTGGCCGCCGAGCTGCTGGCCACGCGCAAGGACCAGTTGGCGAAAAACGCCAAGGGCCTGCCGAAGATCCAGGCCAGTGACACCCGTCAGTTGATCATCGGCCACCTGGCCCAGGCCCTGCCGGCCCGCGAAGCCGGCGCTGAAGTCAGCCTGGCGATTGCCGGGGTCGCCGCCGACAGCCTGAGCTCGATGATTCCCGGCCTGTTTGGCGCAGGACAAGCCCAGGGCCTGCTCGACGGCCAGCGCCAGCGGCTGATGAACCAGATTGGCGAAGATCTCAACAACACCCTGCTGTACGTGTACCGCGACCTGAGCGATGCCGAGCTGGAACAGTTCTCGACCTTCGCCGAATCGGCAGAGGGCCAGGCCTACTACAAGGCCGCGCTGGCCGCAGTACGCGCAGGCCTGGCGGTCGGCCAGAGCGCCAACGACCTCAAGTGA